The following DNA comes from Myxococcales bacterium.
AAAGAACGAAGGTTTGGTCATCCACATTGGTGACAACCTCGTTTTGGTGAAAGAGACATACATCGACTTTGCCGGGGAGCAATCCACGCAAGATGTCGAAATGCGGATACGTACGAGCCAGGGAGGGTGAAGTCGATGGTCGCTCCGAAAAGCGGAAGCGTGAGAACTTTTGTAGCAGCGGTAGCCACGAGTGTAGTGCTTGGATTCGTTCTGGCCTGTGCTTCTACTGTGGTCGATAAGGGGAATCCCCCGGCCGCATGGTTGACCGAGATCCAGGTGGATTCGGGAACTGAGAGCTCTGCCGTGACATTGGTGGGTCTTTCAGACTCGATTTACACGGCGTCCTATGACGCTGATCTTCAGGCGATCGTCATTGAACTCGCCTCGGTCGATGCCGCAGATGCGGCAGATCGAGTTGAGATCTACGACGGGATCATTGACCACGTCACCACCAGCACCTACTGGGAAGAGGGTGGCGAGGCGGTTACCCGGGTCGAGATCGCACTCGGGACCGATGCCAGCTATACGATCGAAGCCACCGAAGAAGGTCTGAGAATTGACCTGGTCGAGGGCGGAGATCCACTGGCGTGGAACAACGCTGCCGATGATGACGGTACTGATCCCTGGGCGGCAGCCGAGGGCGAAGAACTCGCCGTCGCCGATCCGGCCATCGAAGATGCACCGGAAGCCCCAGCCGTAGCGGCAACGCCGCCACCGGTTGCGACGACGCTGTCAGCCGTCCGGGTCGAAAGCCTGGAAAGTGGTGTGCTCGTGCATCTCACGGCGAACGGCAGCATCTGGGCAGTGGAGAGCTTCGTACTCGATAGTCCCGACCGCCTCGTGGTGGACCTCCCCGGGATGGCACTCGAGACTGCAATTGCAACCGTGCCGGTCGACCATGCTCTGGTCTCGCGCGTCCGAATCGGCGCTCACGCCGACAAGGTGCGAATCGTGATCGATGGTGGCGAGCAGCCACTGGGTCTTGCCGGCCGCAGCATCAAGCCGAGCGCCGATGGTCTCTATCTCGCAGTAGGTTCAGGAGAGGAAATCGATCAGGCGTTGACCGCTGGTTTGGATGCCGCCCAGGCGACCTGGAACGAGCAGGCTCTGGCGCAGGTTGAACCGTCTGATGCGATGGAGGGCGACGACCAGCCGGACCAATGGCCGGCCGACCCAGCGATCGCCGATGAGGCCGCAGTCGAAGAACTCGCCGAAGCTGGAAATGAGGGTGATGGCGAAGCTTGGGACACCGGCGAAGCGACGGATCTAGCAGACGCCGCGCCCGTCGATGACGACTGGGAAGTGGCCGACGCCGACGTGATCGACGAAGAAACGGAAGTGACTGAGGTCGCGCCCATCATCGATGACGACTGGGAAGTGGCCGACGCCGACGTGATCGACGAAGAGACGGAAGTGGCTGAGGTTACGCCGCTCGAAGAGACGGAAGTGGCGGAAGTCACCCCCATCGATGAGCCAGCGGCAGAGACTTCCTGGGTCGCGATTCACGGGGTCCACTATACCCCGATGGAGAACCTGGATCGTATTGCGGTCCTCAGCGAAGCGGTCGTCGACTACAGCGTTCACTCGCCGAACGCGGACACCCTGATCGTGAGTCTCTTTGGCGCCACCATAGCGCCCGAGGCAGCGGGTCGGATCCGCGGCAAGTCGGGTGGCCCGGTTTCGCTGATCACGATCTTCGAGCAACCCGACGTCGACGGAAGTGAAGTTCGACTGGTGGTGACTCGTGCTTCCGGTCAGGAGCCCTTGATCAGTCGACGTGGATCTTTGCTCTTCATTGACTTCGAGCACCTCGGAGCGGTTGCAGCGCAGCCGCCGGCGTTCCCGGTGCAGGAGGAGATTGGCTTGACGCTCGCGTCGAGCGACGACACTGGCGACGCGCCCGCACCGGCAGCCGCTAGTGAAGAAGAGTCCAACTGGGAAGACGGAACTGCTGACGCGGCCGAAGCTACGCCCGCGGCCCCGATGGGCGACACGGGTGAAGAACTCGTCGCCCAGGCTGCATCCTTCGACGATCTGCCGGAGTTTTCGGAAAACCCCGGACTCGCCGGTCCCGCCGAAATGGATCAAGCCTTTGCGGATGACGATCTCGATCCACTCGCTGGAGACGACGAGTTTGCGAGCCTCACACCGCTGGCCGACGAATTCGATGATTTCGACGAATTCGATGAGGTTGCTGGATCCGACTTCGAAGAGTCCGGCCCGGCGTCCCTCGAACCGCCTGCAGCAGTAGAAGTGTTGCAGGAAGGGGGATTGGTCGACGGCAAGAAGTATAGGGGACGACGCATCTCACTCGATTTCAACGACGTTCCGATTTCGGATGTGCTGCGCTTGATTGCAGAGGTCAGTGATCTCAACCTGATCGCCGGTGACGAGGTCAAGGGAAGCGTGACAATTCGCCTGGTCGACGTGCCGTGGGATCAGGCGCTGGACGTAGTCCTGCTGACCAAGGGCCTGGGCTTTGTTCGTGTCGGCAATATCTTGAGGGTGGCGCCGGCCGATATCATCGCGGCGGAAGAAGAACTGCGACTCCAGGAACGACGCAACAAGGAGAAGCTCGAGGATCTCATGGTCAAGCTGCTGCCGGTGAACTACGCATCGGTCAAGGACATGCAGAAGCTCGCAAAGCGACTGCTTTCGTCTCGCGGTACGGTCAACATTGATGAGAGAACCAATACGCTCATCCTGAAGGACATCGCTTCGGTGATCGATGAAACCGTGGCACTCGTCAAGGCCGTTGATACAGAGACTCCGCAGGTGATGATCGAGGCCAAGATCGTCGAGGCCAACCTCAACTTCTCTCGTGAGTTGGGCAGCACCTGGGGAATCGTGACCCAGCCCTTCGTCGATCCGTTCTCTGGATCGGCGCTCCGGAGTGATCTAGGGACAAGTGACTTCCGCTTCCACGGAAGCAATGGTGTCGCGTTCTCGAATCCGATTACCTCGACCCCGACGGCCCTGGCCGACCTGGGCGCATTCCTGCTGGACGAGAAGCTCGACCTCAATCTCCAGTTGCGCGCTGCAGAGAGCATGGGTGAAGGCAAGGTAATCTCGAGTCCGCGGATCGTTACCTTGGACAACGGCTTGGCCACGATCGAACAAGGTGTTTCAATTCCCTTCCAGACCTTCGAAGGTGGGGACGCGAAACTCGAGTTCATCGATGCCGTGCTGAGCTTGAAGGTGAGACCGCACATTACCTCCGATCGAAGCATCATCATGGAAATCGAAGTCACGCGAAATGCACCGGACGATTCGGTGCCGACGCCGACCGGTTCACCCGCCATCGCGAAGGCGGAGGCCAAAACCGAGACCCTGGTGAAGGATGGTCAGACCCTGGTGATTGGTGGCATCTACACGATCAACAAGTCCGAGCGTGAGTCGCGCGTTCCCTACCTGCACCGCTTGCCCATCATCGGGACGGCGTTCCGCAGCAAGGAACTCACAGACATTCGCAAGGAACTGCTGATCTTCGTGACACCGCGCATCATCCAGTCTCCTTCGCTGGCGACGGGGACTTAGTACTCTCCGGGACGAGCTCTTGAAGACCGAACGCCCGAGACGGGGAAGAGCCTAGGCTCTTCCCCGTTTTGCGTATACTCGGGCGCGTGAGCGCAAGCGGAACAGTCTGGCTCGTGGGGATGATGGGTTCGGGCAAGAGCGCGGTTGGGCGCGGGCTGGCCCGGCGCCTCTGTCTGAAGTTCGCCGACAGCGACCTCGAGATCGAGAAGAACGCCGGTTGCAGCGTCGTGGAGATCTTCGCCAGAGAAGGAGAAGAGGGCTTCAGGCGACTCGAGGCCCTGGTGATTCGGCAGATGGGAAAGAAGAACCCCTGGTTGTGGCGACGGGGGGAGGAGCGCCGGCCCAGCCCGGTATGATCGACTTCATGACGGAACAGGGAACCGTGGTGTATCTGCGTGCCCGGCCCGAAACGCTGCTGGGCAGGATCGGCAATGCAAAGACCCGCCCCATGTTGAGCGACTTGACGCGCGAGGGGCGCATCGATCGCCTGAAGACCCTGCAGCGGGAACGAGAGCCGAGCTACAGTCGGGCCCAGGTCACAATCGATACCGACGAGGCCCTGGTGACCGAAATCGTGGAAGAGATTGCCGGGAAGCTCAACCAGTTGGGCGCGGGCTGAGGCGCAAGACCGGTTCGACGCTTTCGCCTGAGACGGCGATTTGTAGGCCGATCGCAGTCGTGCATCACGCGATGAATGTCGTGGCATGGGGGGAGGTCCGAAAGCGGATGGCAAAGGTCAACGGGCGCAGCCCGTCCCCGCGACGCAATTTGCGCGTCGATCTGGGTGAGCGCAGCTACCCAATTCATATTGGTACCGACAACCTCGACCAAGCCGGTCCAGCGATCGCAAAGGCCACTGGGGCTTCCCAGGTTGCCCTGGTAACGGTTCCCGGTGTGGGACGGCGCTATGCCGCGCGTCTTTCTCGATCGCTTCGAGAGGCGGGACTGCGGGTGCGCAAAATCGAAGTGCCGGACGGGGATGCGAGCAAGAACCTGCGAGAACTCGGCCGCCTCTACGACGAGTTTCTGCGCATCGGATTGGATCGAAGTTCTGCGGTTGTCGCGCTCGGCGGAGGGATGGTCGGGGATCTGGCGGGTTATGCCGCCGCGACCTACCTGCGCGGCATCCCCTACGTTCAGGTTCCCACCACGATCCTCGCCATGGTCGATGCGAGTATCGGGGGAAAGACCGCAGTCAATTTGAAGCAGGGCAAGAATCTTGTCGGTGCATTCCACCAGCCGAGGCTCGTGTGGATCGACACCGCGACCCTGCAGAGTCTTCCCCGTCGACAGCGGGCAGCGGGCATGGCAGAAGTGATCAAGGCGGGCGCCATCTGGGATGCCCGGCTCTTTTCCCGACTGGAACGCGACATGTCCAAGGCCCTCGACCTCGACGCAAAGGTCCTGGTCCCCATTCTCGAGCGGGCCTGCGCGATCAAGGTCAAGGTCGTGAGCCTCGACGAACGCGAATCGGGGGTGCGCATGCTCTTGAACTTTGGCCATACCATGGGACACGCGGTCGAAAAGAAACTCGGCTATCGCAAGGTTCTCCACGGTGAGGCCGTTGCGATGGGCATGGTCTACGCCGCGCGACGATCGGAACAGTTGGGGATCGCCCCCGATGGCACCCGAGAACGTCTGCAAAATCTGCTTGTGGCCACCAAGCTCCCGGTTCAACTTCCCCCTTTTCCGAGGAGGGCTTATCTATCCGGGCTGCAGGTCGATAAGAAGAAGCAGGATCGCCGCATCCAGTTTGTCGTGCTGCGCAAAATCGGAAAGGCCGAAACGGTCCCGCTCACTCCTGCTGAGATTTATCCGGCGGCCGAGTCGCGGCGCGTCGAACGGACCTGAGTGGGTTGATGGGGGAAAGCAGATGAATGACGAGACGCTCGACGACACTTCGGAGAGTCTGGCCGGAGCAGGCGAAGCCTCGGAGTTTGAACGGCTGGCGCAAGAGATCGAAGAGAATCCGGGCAGCCCATCATTCCCACGGCTGGCGGAAGCGTATCGCCGCGCCGGTCATGTAGAGCGCGCGGAGTCGATCGCAAAGGGTGGCCTGGCGGAAGCCCCCGAGCGCATGGGAGGCCGCGTTGCCCTCGCGTTGGCCATGATCGACAAGGGCGAAATAACCATGGCTTCGAAAGAGCTTGCGAGCATTCTAGAGAATGTCCCTGAGCTTCCCTCGGATTCGACTGCACCCGAATCCGTGTCTCTGGAGCATCGGCTGTATTCCACTCCGCTGGCGACACCCTCCGAAGCACTCCCGCAATTTGACGAGGATCGCGGAAACAATGCTTCCGAGGATGCCCTGCGTCAGGAGGAAATTGACCACGCATTCGACTCTGCTCGGACCGACGCCGACCAGATGATCAGCGCCAATCAATTGGCTGAATCGGCCATGCTCGATGTCAGCGACGATGTGGATTCAGACGATGCCTGCCCTGATGTCATCACCACAGACACTGCCGGCAATGATGACGTAGCCAGTTGCGACCATGGCGAGGGCTATTCCGCGAGCGGCCGCAAGGTATTTGCCACCGAGACGATGGCGAACTTGCTCGAAGGGCAGGGAGATCTCGAGGGCGCTGAGCGAGTCCGCGCGTCTATGCCCGACGAGGGGCCCGACGAGGCGCCCGACGAGGCGGAAGATGTCGAAAGCGCAACCGAACCCGAGGCTGACGCGACGACAGATCCAGACGTATCGGCTGACGCTGCGGCCACCGCACCCCTGATGGACCTGGTTGGCGCCCCTCTCGCGGAGAGCCCCGATCCCGTACCCGCCGCAGCGGAGTTGGATCTTCATCCCGACCTTCGCTCTGAGCTTCACCTGGACCCGGACTCGGCACGTGACGAGCGCGCGACTCGAATCATCCATCAACTCGAAGGCTGGCTTGCGAACATCCGGAGGGATGTCGCGTGAGTTTCGAAAGCATTCTCCAGAAGATTCTCGAAGGCAATGACGACGCAATCGGCATTGCACTGATGGGCAATGACGGCATTCCGATCGTGCACGTAAGTGGCAACCATTCAATCGAGAGCCCGCTCGGCGAAGATCTCGGCTCAGCCGGCGCGGAGTTCGGCCGCATCCTCGGTGACATTCACAAAGCCTCGGATGCCCTGGGCGGTGGACTCGTCAACGAAGTCGTGATCAGCCTGAGTCGCTTTACGTTGCTGTTTCGCGAGATCGCCGACGACGTAGTCCTGGTGTTGGCCCTCGGCCCCGAGGGCAATCTCGGCAAGTCGCGCTACCGCATGCGGCGCTATGAGCGAGAGATTCGCGACGAACTGTAAGCGGTTCATCACCCCAGCGTGCCAATTCTCGTATTGATGACCCCTGCGGGTGGGTTGTTGCTATACCTGTACCTCGACATCAGCCGCGGAAGACTGATCTCGCACAAGGAGGATCCGGCGTGGTCGACTCACTTCGTATTCTCGTAATACACGGTCCAAACCTGAATATGCTCGGAACCCGCGAGCCCGACATCTACGGGTCCACGAATCTTGCCGAAATTGACGGCTTGCTCTCCAGCCAGGCCAAGGAAAGCGGTTGTGAGCTCGATTCATTTCAGTCCAATCACGAGGGGCTGCTGATTGACCGGATTCAGGAAGCGAGAAGCAACGCCGACGGCATCTTGATCAACCCGGCGGGGCTCACGCACTCGAGCGTGAGCCTGCGAGACGCCTTGCTCGGGAGCGAACTCCCGGTCGTCGAGATCCACCTTTCGAATGTCCACGCGCGGGAGGAGTTTCGTCAGCACTCCTATATTTCGGGGATCGCGATTGGTGTCATTACCGGGTTCGGCCCCCAGAGTTATCGCCTCGGGCTCGAAGCGCTGATCAACCATTTGCGCGGGGCCTCGCCCAGCACTTCATGAACCATGGCTGGAACTCCCTGGCGTCTGATTCAGAGCGGCGATGCAGCGGGCCCATTCAATATGGGCCTCGACGAAGCGCTGCTCCGCAGTGCCTCTGAAAAGGGCATCGCGAGCCTGCGACTCTATACCTGGGCTGGTCCCTGGGTTTCCCTCGGCTACGCCCAGCGCCAACTCGACCCCGAGTACGTTCGCGCGTGTGAGCGCGAAGGCGTTGGGATCGTGCGTCGAACAACCGGCGGGCGAGCCGTGTTACACGGTCAGGACCTGACTTACAGCATCACGGCTCCCGAAGAAATGCTGTGTCCGGGTCTGCGCAACTCCTACGACCAGGTCGCGACCGCACTGGTGGACGCGATCCAGTCGTTGGGGGCGAGCACCGCGCGCCGTGTACCGGTGCGGCGGGGTGCACAGTCCTCCAGGAACTTCGACTGCTTCGCAGCTCCCGCCGGCGACGAAATTGTGGTGGGCACGGAAAAACTAGTCGGCAGTGCGCAGCGCCGCCGCGGGGGCGCAGTTCTCCAGCACGGTTCAATTCGCATCTCTGCGGATCTTCCCGCTGCGGCTGCAGCCGCGGGAATCGACCCGCGTGCCTCGGTCAGTCTGGCCGAACTGGGTATTGAGGCGAGCGAGGAAGCGCTGCGCGAGGCGCTCGTGGCCAGCTTTGCCAAGATCCTCAATGTGCAGTTTGAAGCAGCAGAGCCCGAAGCAGCGGAGCGTGCGCAGGCGGGCGAAAGAGTCGAATTGCATCGCGGTGATATTCTGGCCGCACCCAGCTCAAAATCAGTCTAGGGGCATTGCCGGCCCCTCATTTCCTCGCAGATCACCTGCGCTTGCAAGCCTCAAGGGCGCTCGTCGCTGGCCGATATGGACTCTGAGGAGGGGCATTTCCCCCCCCGTTTGCGGATTCCATTTTGGGAAGCTGAGGGCGCACGAATTGGCGTTGAATAAGCGAAAGGTCCTGGAAACTGCGCGGAAATTCGCGCAGAAGGGAGCCAAGGAGAAGGCGCTGAAAGAGTACGCCAAGCTCCTCAAGGCGGACTCCCGGGATGCAAAGCTGTTGTTGGAAGTTGGCGACGCCCATCGTCGCTGGGGCCAGAACGAAGAGGCCATCTCCCACTACATCCGCGTGGCGGAGCAATACAAGCAGGGCGGTTTCGACGCCCGGGCCGTCGCGGTCTTCAAGCAGATCCTGAACCTCGACAGCAAGCGCTATCCGGCGTACGTGTCTCTGGCCGAGCTGTATCAGCGAATGGGTCTAGACGCAGAAGCGGTCGGCGCACTCCAGACCGCGGCCGACGGCTACCACGCAGACGGCCAGAAGCCAGAAGCACTCGAACTGCTTCGCAAAATGGCGACCCTGGATCCGAGTAACACCACGAGTCGTATGAAGGTTGCGGAGTTGCTTCGCCAGGAAGAATTGCTCGACGAAGCCATCTCTGAGTACGAAGCCATTGTGGAAGAGATGGTGCGCCAAGGTGCAACCGATGCGCTGATCCCGGTCTACGAGCGCATTCTCGAAATACGACCCGAGCGCTGCGACATTGAATTCGCTTTGGCGCGCAACCTGGTTCAGCTCAGTCAGCCCGGCCGGGCGGAGCCTTTTGCCAGAAGCGCTTTCGACCAGCAAGCAGATGGTGACGGCCACTTCGATCTGCTCGTCGGGATCTACACCGAACTCGACAGAACGGATGAACTCACGGTCGTTACCAAGGCCATGGCGAAGCACCATCGAGATCGCG
Coding sequences within:
- the aroQ gene encoding type II 3-dehydroquinate dehydratase is translated as MLGTREPDIYGSTNLAEIDGLLSSQAKESGCELDSFQSNHEGLLIDRIQEARSNADGILINPAGLTHSSVSLRDALLGSELPVVEIHLSNVHAREEFRQHSYISGIAIGVITGFGPQSYRLGLEALINHLRGASPSTS
- a CDS encoding lipoate--protein ligase family protein; protein product: MAGTPWRLIQSGDAAGPFNMGLDEALLRSASEKGIASLRLYTWAGPWVSLGYAQRQLDPEYVRACEREGVGIVRRTTGGRAVLHGQDLTYSITAPEEMLCPGLRNSYDQVATALVDAIQSLGASTARRVPVRRGAQSSRNFDCFAAPAGDEIVVGTEKLVGSAQRRRGGAVLQHGSIRISADLPAAAAAAGIDPRASVSLAELGIEASEEALREALVASFAKILNVQFEAAEPEAAERAQAGERVELHRGDILAAPSSKSV
- the pilQ gene encoding type IV pilus secretin PilQ; the protein is MDSGTESSAVTLVGLSDSIYTASYDADLQAIVIELASVDAADAADRVEIYDGIIDHVTTSTYWEEGGEAVTRVEIALGTDASYTIEATEEGLRIDLVEGGDPLAWNNAADDDGTDPWAAAEGEELAVADPAIEDAPEAPAVAATPPPVATTLSAVRVESLESGVLVHLTANGSIWAVESFVLDSPDRLVVDLPGMALETAIATVPVDHALVSRVRIGAHADKVRIVIDGGEQPLGLAGRSIKPSADGLYLAVGSGEEIDQALTAGLDAAQATWNEQALAQVEPSDAMEGDDQPDQWPADPAIADEAAVEELAEAGNEGDGEAWDTGEATDLADAAPVDDDWEVADADVIDEETEVTEVAPIIDDDWEVADADVIDEETEVAEVTPLEETEVAEVTPIDEPAAETSWVAIHGVHYTPMENLDRIAVLSEAVVDYSVHSPNADTLIVSLFGATIAPEAAGRIRGKSGGPVSLITIFEQPDVDGSEVRLVVTRASGQEPLISRRGSLLFIDFEHLGAVAAQPPAFPVQEEIGLTLASSDDTGDAPAPAAASEEESNWEDGTADAAEATPAAPMGDTGEELVAQAASFDDLPEFSENPGLAGPAEMDQAFADDDLDPLAGDDEFASLTPLADEFDDFDEFDEVAGSDFEESGPASLEPPAAVEVLQEGGLVDGKKYRGRRISLDFNDVPISDVLRLIAEVSDLNLIAGDEVKGSVTIRLVDVPWDQALDVVLLTKGLGFVRVGNILRVAPADIIAAEEELRLQERRNKEKLEDLMVKLLPVNYASVKDMQKLAKRLLSSRGTVNIDERTNTLILKDIASVIDETVALVKAVDTETPQVMIEAKIVEANLNFSRELGSTWGIVTQPFVDPFSGSALRSDLGTSDFRFHGSNGVAFSNPITSTPTALADLGAFLLDEKLDLNLQLRAAESMGEGKVISSPRIVTLDNGLATIEQGVSIPFQTFEGGDAKLEFIDAVLSLKVRPHITSDRSIIMEIEVTRNAPDDSVPTPTGSPAIAKAEAKTETLVKDGQTLVIGGIYTINKSERESRVPYLHRLPIIGTAFRSKELTDIRKELLIFVTPRIIQSPSLATGT
- a CDS encoding 3-dehydroquinate synthase, whose product is MAKVNGRSPSPRRNLRVDLGERSYPIHIGTDNLDQAGPAIAKATGASQVALVTVPGVGRRYAARLSRSLREAGLRVRKIEVPDGDASKNLRELGRLYDEFLRIGLDRSSAVVALGGGMVGDLAGYAAATYLRGIPYVQVPTTILAMVDASIGGKTAVNLKQGKNLVGAFHQPRLVWIDTATLQSLPRRQRAAGMAEVIKAGAIWDARLFSRLERDMSKALDLDAKVLVPILERACAIKVKVVSLDERESGVRMLLNFGHTMGHAVEKKLGYRKVLHGEAVAMGMVYAARRSEQLGIAPDGTRERLQNLLVATKLPVQLPPFPRRAYLSGLQVDKKKQDRRIQFVVLRKIGKAETVPLTPAEIYPAAESRRVERT